The DNA window AAAAAGAATGAGACTGTAGGCAATCTTCCGATGAAGGACGTTTTCCTTTGCCGAGAATCCGGATATTCATTCTATAATACCAGTAAGTATGATTTTGAAAAGCTGCTTGGTGACCCTGATGGTATTGGAGCAAATTTTAAGGACTATTTGAACGGGTTTTCCGCAAATGTTCGTGATATCATTGAAAAGTTTAATTTTGATACTCAGATTACAAGGCTGGCAGAGAAAAATCTCTTATATATAGTTATTCAGGAATTTACAACATCAAAAGCTGATTTTCATCCGGATAAAATATCCAACCTTGAAATGGGATATGTTTTTGAAGAAATCATCCGCAGATTTTCTGAAGCTCATAATGAGGATGCAGGTCAGCACTATACGCCAAGAGAAGTAATAGAGCTTATGGTTAATATCCTTTTTTATAATGACAGTAAACTTTTAACGGGGGATATCGCCAAAACCATTTATGACCCTGCATGCGGTACAGGCGGAATGCTTTCTGTTGCAGAGGATTACTTGAATAAGTTAAATAGTAAGGCAGAGTTTATATGTTTTGGTCAGGAAATTAATGACCAGACTTATGCAATTTGCAAAGCAGACATGCTTATTAAAGGCGGAAATGCAGATAATATAAAAAACGGAAATACTTTATCAAAAGACGAATTTAGAGAAGACAGATTTGACTATATTCTAAGCAATCCGCCATTTGGGCGTGAGTGGAAGAATGAAAAAAGCGCTATTGAAAAAGAAGCAAAAATGGGTTTTGCAGGCCGATTTGGAGCGGGGCTTCCGGCTATAGGTGACGGACAAATGTTGTTTTTGCAAACTGCCATTGCTAAAATGAAGCCACAAGGTTCGAGAGTTGCCATTATTCATAATGGTTCACCCTTGTTTACGGGAGATGCCGGAAGCGGGCCATCAGAAATAAGAAGATATATAATAGAAAATGATTTATTAGAGGCTATTATAGCGTTACCAAATGATATTTTTTACAATACCGGTATCGCTACTTATATATGGGTTTTGAGTAATAAGAAGCCGTCATATCGTAAAGGAAAATTGCAGCTTATCAATGCCAATAATCTTTATGAAAAGAGAAGAAAGTCATTAGGAAATAAAAGAAATGATATTCCCGAAAAATATATAGATGAAATAACAAAGGTTTATGGAGAATGTAGAGAAACAGAAATTAGTAAAATATTTGACAACGAAGAGTTTGGCTATGCAAAGATTGTGGTAGAAAGGCCTTTGCTTGATGAAAATGGAAACACAGTGTTCAA is part of the Oxobacter pfennigii genome and encodes:
- a CDS encoding type I restriction-modification system subunit M is translated as MSVSFNINEKANLIWAIADKLTGVYKPHEYGEVILPLTVIRRFDCVLADTKEAVLKKNETVGNLPMKDVFLCRESGYSFYNTSKYDFEKLLGDPDGIGANFKDYLNGFSANVRDIIEKFNFDTQITRLAEKNLLYIVIQEFTTSKADFHPDKISNLEMGYVFEEIIRRFSEAHNEDAGQHYTPREVIELMVNILFYNDSKLLTGDIAKTIYDPACGTGGMLSVAEDYLNKLNSKAEFICFGQEINDQTYAICKADMLIKGGNADNIKNGNTLSKDEFREDRFDYILSNPPFGREWKNEKSAIEKEAKMGFAGRFGAGLPAIGDGQMLFLQTAIAKMKPQGSRVAIIHNGSPLFTGDAGSGPSEIRRYIIENDLLEAIIALPNDIFYNTGIATYIWVLSNKKPSYRKGKLQLINANNLYEKRRKSLGNKRNDIPEKYIDEITKVYGECRETEISKIFDNEEFGYAKIVVERPLLDENGNTVFKNKKPVADPALRDTENVPLKENIDEYFKREVLSFAPDAWIDKSKTKIGYEIPFTRYFYKYTPPRPSEEIKVEIMELELELEGALEDIFND